Proteins from a genomic interval of Salvelinus sp. IW2-2015 linkage group LG14, ASM291031v2, whole genome shotgun sequence:
- the LOC111972896 gene encoding ankyrin repeat and SOCS box protein 2-like: MVTPTGFDDYSLYSVLSDEELMKLAIDRSLIEDNNSIGSIQSSQSVDRQRNYQPNQFTTRVRLPSATRHMYDFPRANPNPANPHPNPSPANLPSADPIIDARPLVNVIKNGDLKALKEIVKCNPMSLLIPNEEGWISLHEAAYYGQKECLKIILRAHPGMVNTCGSYNQTPLLLAAVFQQVNCVECLLDRGANPDIANKNGETPLIKACEKSNVEIVDHLLKYGASVHKACVQGVTPLHEAAGHANVEICQMLLEAGAKLNAVNNYRMEPFYMATQNGGVDVLHFLISKGADINCQARDGETPLYEASKNGYKEVVELLLSHKADANRATKSGLLPLHIAVQKGHFDIVSMLIPATSKVKVQRSGISPLHLAAEHNRDWILEILIEAGYDVNFQLAEDRSKMYEDHRSTALYFAVSNSNLEAAEMLLDAGANPNLDMFNPLLVAVRQGYMEMITALVEHGANMNASIPTHPCSFPAVVMLGMKYLHILNYLKYLMSNGCDALSCFDCTYGSKPHPPLKTSRRVSIFGETVRYVTDEDEARRNTCVQFCEAISDPTISRWAGPIIDVLLDYVGHVKLCSRLIENLDSYRDWAGIKVKAMPPHSLMQLCRLKIHQQVGIPRLRHIDTLPLPPRLIEFLNYKKVNSQDV; this comes from the exons ATGGTCACCCCTACAGGTTTTGATGACTACAGTCTTTACAGTGTCCTGTCAGATGAGGAGCTGATGAAGCTGGCCATCGATCGCAGCCTCATTGAGGACAACAACTCTATTGGGTCAATTCAATCATCACAATCTGTGGATCGACAACGCAATTACCAGCCAAACCAATTTACGACCCGTGTCAGGCTCCCCTCTGCAACAAGGCACATGTATGACTTTCCCCGAGCCAATCCCAACCCAGCCAACCCACATCCAAACCCATCACCTGCAAACCTTCCATCAGCAGACCCTATTAT AGATGCGAGACCCCTGGTGAATGTGATCAAGAATGGTGATTTAAAGGCTTTGAAAGAGATAGTGAAATGCAACCCAATGAGTCTCTTGATACCAAATGAGGAAGGATGGATTTCTCTCCACGAAGCTGCATATTACGGTCAAAAAGAATGCCTCAAGATTATATTAAGAG CCCATCCTGGTATGGTGAACACATGTGGTAGTTACAATCAGACCCCACTTCTTTTGGCTGCCGTCTTTCAACAAGTGAACTGTGTGGAGTGCCTTCTGGACAGAGGTGCCAATCCAGACATTGCCAATAAGAATGGAGAAACACCACTCATCAAAG CTTGTGAGAAGTCCAATGTGGAGATTGTAGACCACCTCCTGAAGTATGGAGCCTCAGTACACAAGGCTTGtgttcagggtgtgacacctcTCCATGAAGCAGCCGGGCATGCGAACGTGGAAATTTGCCAGATGTTGTTGGAGGCCGGGGCCAAGCTTAATGCAGTCAATAATTACAGGATGGAACCTTTCTATATGGCAACACAGAATGGGGGAGTGGACGTGTTGCACTTCTTGATTAGCAAAG GTGCTGATATAAACTGCCAGGCAAGGGATGGGGAAACACCTCTGTATGAGGCAAGTAAGAATGGCTACAAGGAAGTTGTGGAACTGCTTCTATCTCATAAAGCAGATGCTAACCGAGCAACCAAGTCTGGCCTCCTGCCTCTTCATATTGCTGTCCAGAAAGGACATTTTGA CATTGTGTCCATGCTGATCCCTGCCACCAGCAAGGTCAAAGTTCAACGCAGTGGCATCAGTCCCCTCCACCTGGCTGCCGAGCACAACCGGGACTGGATCCTGGAGATCCTTATCGAGGCAGGCTATGACGTCAATTTCCAGCTCGCAGAAGACCGATCGAAAATGTATGAGGATCATCGCAGCACAGCACTCTACTTTGCTGTCTCCAACAGCAACCTAGAGGCCGCTGAAATGCTTCTGGATGCAGGCGCAAATCCCAACCTTGACATGTTCAACCCTCTTCTTGTCGCTGTGAGGCAGGGTTACATGGAAATGATCACCGCTCTGGTGGAGCATGGAGCTAACATGAATGCGTCCATCCCCACACACCCCTGCTCCTTCCCGGCAGTGGTCATGCTCGGTATGAAGTATCTGCACATCCTGAACTATCTGAAGTATCTGATGTCCAATGGCTGtgatgccctttcctgttttgaTTGCACATATGGCAGCAAGCCACACCCACCCCTGAAAACTTCAAGAAGGGTCAGCATCTTCGGCGAAACTGTGCGCTACGTTACTGATGAGGACGAAGCTCGACGCAACACTTGCGTCCAG TTCTGTGAGGCAATCTCCGATCCGACAATTAGCCGCTGGGCAGGACCCATCATAGATGTGCTCCTGGATTACGTTGGCCATGTAAAACTCTGCTCCCGGCTGATCGAGAACCTGGATAGCTACCGTGACTGGGCAGGAATCAAGGTGAAAGCAA TGCCACCACATTCACTGATGCAGTTGTGCAGACTGAAGATCCATCAGCAGGTTGGAATCCCCAGACTGAGGCACATTGACACCCTGCCCCTCCCACCAAGACTAATCGAGTTCCTCAACTACAAAAAGGTAAATTCACAGGATGTCTAg